A window of Rhododendron vialii isolate Sample 1 chromosome 11a, ASM3025357v1 genomic DNA:
GCCGGTGCTTGAGTGCTAGTCTGATGAAAGAGAGGGGCTCTGATAGTGGGCTTATTGACTCCCTCATTTTTGGAATGTTTGTTGGACTGATGAAGACTATGGCCGGGTGGGTAACCAACGAGTTTGTAGCAATTTGCTTTGGTGTGTCCAACCCATTTGCAATGCTCGCAAATGGGACGTGGTTTGCGATGACCACTAGCAGTTGGCGATGGAGCAATCTGATAATTAGACGGGAAAGGGGCAGCATAGTTATTGGAAGCTAGAAATGCAGCAGATTCTAGTTCAACCGATGGATTTGTAGAAATCTTGCGTTGTTTCTCTTTTTGAAGCAAAAGAGAATAGGCACGATTAATAGATGGAAGCGGATCCATAAGAAGAATTTGGCCACGAATGTTGCCATTAGTATCATTGAGACCCATAAGAAATTGGGTTAGCTTCTCCTGTTGCTGGTAGTCTTGTAGGGCCTTTGAAGAACCACAATGACAAGTAGGAATAGAAAGATAAGAATAAAGTTCATCCCACAAGGATTTCAACTTTGTGTAATAAGAAGAAATGGAAAGTATCCTTTGAGAATGAAGAGCAATATCGCGGCGTAACTGATAAATTCTAGGAGCATTTGTTACGGCAAAACGCTCCTTGACATCATTCCAGATGGCAGAAGCGTAGGTCTCATACATCACACTATCAGCGATTTTGGCAGAAAGAGAGTTGAGGAGCCAAATCTTCACCATATCATTGCAACGTTTCCAAATCTGATGGTCTGCTGTAGATGATGGAGGAATCTCCAAAGAACCATCAATGAAACATAGTTTATTTTTAGCGTTCAACGCTGTGCTCATAGCACGACTCCATGAAGAATAATTATCTCCATTTAGAGGATGAGAAACTAGTATAGTGCCCGGACTATCTGAGTGGTGTAGGAAATAGGGACTGGAAGAATCAATACTTGCAGCTACGACATCAGCACTCTTTATTACTTCTATAGTGGAAGATGAGGTTTTACTAACTGTAGCCATTAGGTTCACAACTGAAAAGAGGAGAGATAGAACAGGAATGTGTTCTATGAAGAAAGAGAGCAGGAATGTGTTCTTATGAAATGAAATTCTTGAGAAGGATTATGAGAAAAGGGAACGTACTCAAAACGGTAAACAGGGATCTTAATGCTTTGATTCCATGACAAGTTTGGGAGAAACTCTCAATACATATTATTCATATTTAGTCATCTATATATACAAGAGTACAATGATCAGATCCCATAATCAAGGGGATTCAAACTTCCCAAATTATCTACATCAAATCACATCATTAAGGGGATTAACTTCCTAAAATATATACATCAGATCCCATAATTATAGTTAACAAACATTTAAGTACCCCAAATTAAACTTTCATTATTCAGGTTTTTCTCCTTTTGGGTTGAAAAGACTCGAAACGCCGAATTGTCTCTTTTTTAAAGTAAAGGGAAAaagacggtcaatgacgtgtttagataattaataccttccaaagacaagctaagaacaattgttaatactgaaaatgttcttaacgagtattaattatccaaACACATCTTGGATTATCATTTTTCCTAAAGTAAAATAAGGACGAATCCAATTTTAGCGAACTAGGTCCAGCCCAAACAACTGGAAGGTAGAAAGCCTTTTTTTATTACGGAgtattttattgaaaattgattctgtaacttcttttttattaagttcattcttctttttttttctttttttacaaaataaatcattttatATAAACACAAAgagaattaaaattaaaaaaaaattgacaaaatcactccccgTTTTATTTCCCTCAAAAAACAATTCCTGTTTCATAGTATGTAGAAATTTtacaaagccaattggcaatgagtggagaggtctcagatgttattaagtgatcactctcGAAAAACAATTCCTGTTTCATAGTATGTAGAAATTTTACAtctatctcaaagccaattggcaatgagtggagaggttccTGTTTCATAGTATGTAGAAATTTtacatccatctcaaagccaattggcaatgagtggagaggtctcagatattattaagtgatcattcattctactctcaagcaatgtgggattcatttccttaacattccCCCTACGTGCaaccgcgtttgaggtctgtcacatgtagccacttttgggtcctatcatcatGTAgcttttttgctggtctgtcatcgtggggtgtgaattatgaattttataaaatgtggggtggaacgggtcccgctctgatactatgtagaaactttatatttaTCTCAAAGCCAATTTGTAGAAACGTCATCGTGGGATGTGGAttatgaattttataaaatgtgagGTGGAACGGGCCCTGTTCTGATATTAT
This region includes:
- the LOC131307191 gene encoding uncharacterized protein LOC131307191 → MATVSKTSSSTIEVIKSADVVAASIDSSSPYFLHHSDSPGTILVSHPLNGDNYSSWSRAMSTALNAKNKLCFIDGSLEIPPSSTADHQIWKRCNDMVKIWLLNSLSAKIADSVMYETYASAIWNDVKERFAVTNAPRIYQLRRDIALHSQRILSISSYYTKLKSLWDELYSYLSIPTCHCGSSKALQDYQQQEKLTQFLMGLNDTNGNIRGQILLMDPLPSINRAYSLLLQKEKQRKISTNPSVELESAAFLASNNYAAPFPSNYQIAPSPTASGHRKPRPICEHCKWVGHTKANCYKLVGYPPGHSLHQSNKHSKNEGVNKPTIRAPLFHQTSTQAPANGFATAANVCSSQEFHANQGFVDGSGSLSRQTPSHIVPTNPVNLTHTAQAFTAEQYQHLLNLINTGNTPPSTHFAGNSVSYPSSLSFGTWIVDTSASDHMVFDSSLFHTFTPTSTMLSVKLPNGTTAAVTGVGSVFLTPTILLDHDQPQKRKIGIVEQKNGLYYFHHWDASSTSFVSIRPTFDLWHWRLGHVSSSRLQALSKTEFNFLSWPI